The sequence AGGAAGGCACATCTACCGAGTTTTGAGATTGCATGGGATTTCAGAGCAAAATATCTCAAAAATCATGTATGAATCATCAAGAAAGGCAAGAAAATCCGACACTGACAATGATTTTGTCTATGATTCTCTAAATGATGAGATTGCAGGAATTACGCAGAAATCAGAACTTCGGGAACTATCTGAATTATTCTCAAGAATAACTAAACTAGAAACTATGCAGAGTGTTAGCGAATCAATTCTCCAAGTAATGATGAAAGAGACTGATTTGTACAAGAATTTAACAAGAGATGATACTCTGGAGAGTAGAAACCAACAATCAGTCCTTAAAGAAATATTTAAAATTGCACAACAGTTTGAAAATTTAAATCCTGATGAGACAATTAATGATTTCTTAGGATATTTAGAATCTTTAGATAAATTTGATATTGAAACTGAAGAGGGGCTGGAATCTGATAATACTGTACAGGTATCGACAATTCACCAAAGTAAAGGAAAGGAATTTCCATTTGTGTTTGTAGTTGATGTTGCACAAAGAAAGATGCCGCTAAAGTATAACCCAAAAACATTCTATGTTCCTGATGAACTATCAAAAGGACTGATGATACATGATACTGGTAAAGAAAGTTATATCAAAGAAGAAAGAAGATTGTTATACGTTGCAATGACTAGAGCCAGCAACCAACTATTCATGATATTTCCAATTAAATATACCCGCAACAAAAGACCAAACAAACCATCTCAATTCTTAGAGGAACTAAAATATGAAGAAAATAATTTAATCGAACTTGTCGAATTTAATGGTAAAACACAAGAGTCGATGCTTCAAGAACAAGAACGGCTTGGTATTTTGAAAAACGAATATGCTGGACAGGCAATTACACATCTTAATCAGATGCAATTTCAAAGTGCAATTAATAGAATAATTGATCTTGCAAAAATAGATTACTTTGAGAAAAACAAAACACTTGATGGCTTTTCATTTGAGTCTATTTTACAATCAGAAGACAATATAGAACTTGAAAATCAGTTGTTTGAAAACAAAATTCCTTTGATTAACAAAGAAAAATTACAATTATCAAAATCAAAGTTCTCAGTGTATCAAGAATGTCCATTGGAATACAAATTCTCACATATTCTACGTGTACCTACGTCTAAAGGAACTGCACAGTACATGGGTAATGCATTTCACAAGGTAGTTGAAATCCTTGCAGGAATTGAAAAACAAGGCAGAACACCAACTTATGAGGAGGCACTAAACACGCTTGAGAAAACCTGGAATTCGAATTCATATCTGAAAAAGCCAAAGAAAAAGGAGGCTGAAGACCGTCAACTAGTAGAAAATATGCTCCAGACATACATTTCATGGTTAGAATCAAATCCAAATACCGTAGTTGATGTGGAAAAAGAATTCCAACTAGAGTTTGAGGGAGTTAAGGTAACTGGAAACATTGACAGAATAGAGAAAACTCCTGAAGGAAAATACCATATTGTTGATTTTAAGACAGGCAAGAGCATTCCAAGCGGAATAATGAAAAATATTTCTGAAGATCTTCAAATGAATCTGTATTCGTTAGGAGTTGAGAAATTATACAATGAATTACCTGAGAGAACATCTCTATACTATATTCGAAATCAAAAAGTAATTCCATATGATGTGGAACAATCCAAAGTTACACAAGTCAAAAAACAATTAGAAGAAAATACGAAGTCAATTCTAAATGAAGAGTTTGATGCTACACCTGGCCAACCATGTAGGAATTGTAATTACAATGATATTTGTGATTTCAAGGCAACCACATCCTAGGTTAGAAATTCTGATGCATCTATTCCTTCTTGAGCAATTGTTATCCATCTATTTCTTCCAATCTTCTCAACATCGATAAACATCCATTGGTCTCGTAATGGCTGTATAATATTTTTACCAAGACTTGCAAATTTGGCTCGCAAGTGTATTTGTCTATGATGTTTCTATCAACTTTAGAAAATATCTTCGTGCTAATGGTACACTTTTCTTCAAGTCTTTCTTAATTTCTTCATACTTTTCAGCATAGATAACTTTGTTTCCTTTTCGTCTTAATGTAATATGATCTAATCCTGCATGATTTTCAGGTGTATTTGTAACTCTATCAAAATAAACTCTGAAAGTTTTCTTTACGGTAAGATTGCATTGCTTTCTGAGTTTTCTAAGGTTGTAGCCATCTGACCATTTAGAAAAAAAGAAATTCTTTTTCTGATTATCTAGCTTTTTCTTTGTACTTACCTCAATTATGAATAGATAATCTTTGTATTCAAAAAGAGAATCAATTTCCCCTATCTGCATTTCTTTATCTAAAATTATTTCATTAGATAATATTTGTGTAAATCCCAATTTTGTTAGAAATTTTTCAATCTCTTCTTCATGATGTTTTGTTTCAGGATTTACATTTGTCAAATCTATAATCTATTTTTTTAATACTCTAAAAAGGATCTTAACTATGCCCATAATGCGTGTAAGTCCAGCTAGACCTGAACCTTGGATAATATTTTTTTAATTGTATTTCATGTCAGGCATGATATTAGTCAAAAAACACTGAAACTGGATTTTTTAATGATAAATAATTTATCAAGAGAATCCTAGTGATATTGATTTGATGTTCTAAATAAGAGGAAATGAGTATTCTGATTTAAAAATTCAAAAATATATGTGGATTATATTGGATTGACTTATGGTTCAATACGAACTTCCAAGATTGCCTTATGGATATGATGAACTGGAACCATTTCTTGATACAGAAACAATGAAAATTCATCATCAGAAACATCATCAGGCATATGTTGATGGGTTGAACAAATCTCTTGCAGATGTAGGAAGTGCATCTCATCCGCAATACATTTCATCTGTACTATCTGATCTAAAATCTATTCCAGAATCTGGAAGAAGTGCGATTAACTTTTTTGGTGGTGGATTTGAAAATCATCGTTTGTTTTGGGAAACCATGACCCCAAATAGTGATGGAAAACCAACTGGTCAATTGGAGGATCAAATTGATGTTTATTTTGATAATTTTGATAATTTCAAAAAAGTTTTTTCTGAAACCGCCATCAATATTCAGGGTAGTGGTTGGTGTTGGTTAGTTTTTAATTCAACTTATCATAAAATTGAAATCATCACCACTGAAAATCAAACTAGTCCTTGGACTCTAGGAAAATTCCCGTTACTTGGTTTGGATGTTTGGGAACATGCATATTATTTGAAATATCAAAACAAAAGACCTGATTATGTTAATGCATGGTGGAATGTTGTTAATTGGGATTATGTTGGAAATAGATTTTCAGAACTTGCTTGATAAATTATATCTGTTGAAGCTAATACATACGATAATCATGTATTGTTCTTACAAAACCTGTTTTTTCTATTCCTATCTGCGTCCATTTTTATCCACAAAATGGTGGCTGAATCCCCGTGGATTCATACCTGAATTAATGGCTTTGAACTAATTTGTCAAGTCACCTTCAGATAATTAAACAAAAAATTATTCAATCAATATTGCAGGCTTGAATGGTCTTGCGTGTCTTGCTTTACCTTTTGGATCATAAATGTCATTATCTGATTCTGAATATACTGTAATGTCTACTCCAAATTCCTTTTTACCGATACTTGATAGTTCAGATGATAAGAATTCCTTCTCATCAAAGCTTGAAGATTCATGCTTCATTGATTTAATTTCTTCAGATTCTGAATGCAAATCCTTGATTGTCTTTTGTACAAAGTCTGGCATCTTTTTAGCATCTGTAGTTTGCGGATCTGCAATGAGTTCTTTCATTACAACTCCCATGTTGTTTTGACCGCCTACCATTATGCCTAACATCTTACGATAGATTTTGGTTTTTGTTTCATCTGAATTTACATAAAGAACAATTTTCTTTGGAGTTATTTTTGTAACTTTGAGAATATTTGCAATGTCATCTATGGTTCCTTTAAGCAACACTTCAGCTTGAATGGCAGTAACATCAACATCATCTTTGGAATGTGTAGGCCATGCTGATTTTGACACTTGGGTTTCATTTCCAAGCTTCTCCCACATTTCCTCAGCTATGTGTGGTGCAAATGGAGACAACATTGCAACTCGTGCAGAATTTATCTTGTACAAAATTCCTGAAACGTCTTTTCGTCCTTTAGCTTCTACACGTTTTGCATACCAACTCAAATCAGATTCAAATGAAAACAAAATATCATGTAATGCCTCACGCAATCTCATTTTTTCAACTGCTTCTGTAACATCTCCAATCAAACTTTGGGTTTTAGATAAAATCCATTTATCTTCAGCTTGCAACTCTGAAATAGGCTCATTTTTGAGCCTAGAGCACTCTTCAAGTAGAGATGTAAGCTTGCTTTGAATTCCTGAAACTGATTCCATGTTAAAATCTGCATCCTGTAACAATTCTGCTGATGAAATGATAGCCAATCTAATTGGATCTGCACCATGGTCTCTGATTGCAGTACGTAACGGAATGATATTTCCCATACTCTTTGACATCTTAGCACCATCCATCATTACACTTCCATTGACTACAATTTCTTGTGGCCATAGTTTTTTCTCAAATATTGCTACATGATTTAATACAAAAAATGACAAATGATTCTGAACTAAATCTCGTCCTGAATGTCTAGAGTCAACTGGATAGAAATATTGGAATTCTTTTTTCATTGTATTGATAATATCCTCAGAAAGTTTAGAAGTGCTAGCAGCTAGTGCCACATCTCCTTTGTCAAGCAAAACATAATCGAAAAACTCGCGAGTTAAATTCTCAGGAGATACTGTTCCATCATTTAGGAATCGTGAAATGGTATAGTATGCCATGTAAATTACACTATCTGATAATGACTCTACAATCCAATCCTTGTCCCATGGGAGTTTAGTTCCCAACCCCTGTTGTCTTGCACAAGCTCGCTCGTGTAACCACTCTATCACTTCTTTGAATTCTGTTCTAATGTTACTAGGTAGAATGTTCATTTCATCAAAACAATTACGAGCAAGCTCCTTCCACTCTTCATCTCCGTAATTGAGAAACCATTGGTTGTTCAATATTTTTACAACACATTCAGCTCCGCATCTGCAATGTACCGGAGAGTTTTCAAGCACTGGGAATTTTTCTAGTGTGTTGTTCTCTTGGAGCCATGTTCTGATTTTATCGCGACCAAACTGCACCTTTTCGTTATTGAAATGTAAACATTTTTCATTTAATTTTCCATCTGTAAACTCTTTGAGGTACAATTCCTTTGTAGCCTCTTCTAGCTTGGAATCTGTTTGGTCTGAAACTCCTAATTTCTCACAAATCTGTTTTGCAGGATACTCTCCATATCCTTCTGTAACTATGATGGGAATAGGCTCAATTTTGGACGCTAATTCGTGATTTTTAGCCTTCAAATCCATCAAAGCTTGGTAATCCTTTGGTGCGTGAGCTGGCACTGACATTACTACACCCGTACCCATTCCGGGCTCTACAAAATCTGCAGGTAATACTGGAATCTCTCGTCCATCGTGGTTAGTTGCATATTTTCCAATAATTTCACTACCTGGAATATCGCCAATTATTTTTACTTGTTTTTCAAAGAATTCTATTTTATGTGCACACTCTTCAGAAATTATCCATGTTTCATCATCAACTGTTACCTTTTTGTATATAGTATTTGGATTGACCCAAAGATTCGTAATTCCAAAAATTGTTTCAGGTCGCAGTGTTGTCACTGGGAAAATAAATTCACCTAGCTTGAATTTAATCAAGAAATTCTTCTCATCAATTTTGGGTTCAACGTCCCCCATTGTATCGTGCTGTGATACAGGATTCTGGTCTTTTGGACACCAACCAACTGGATGACTACCTTGAATAATTCTACCTCTTTCTTTGAGTATAGTAATCTGCCACTCGATAAATTTCTGATAACCTGGAACTATAGTAGTAAACTCTCGTCTCCAATCAATTGAATAACCCATCTCGATCATTCCAGATTTTATCTCTTCATGGAAATAATCTGCAATCTTTATTGGTTCAACAAATGTCTTGATTGCCTCTTCAGGAACATGATACACATTTCGTAATCCATCAAGAATTTCTTTCTCTCCCTTCTCAATTCTTTTGGCCATGCCTAATACTGGAGTTCCAGTATAGTGGAATCCCATTGGAAACAATACGTTGTATCCTTGCATTCTATAGAACCTTGCATGAACATCAGCTAGTGTGTATGTTCTGCCATGTCCGATATGTTGCGGAGAGTTTGGATACGGATATGCAACTGTAATGAATTTTTTTGGTTTATCATTTGGGTTTGTCTCAAAGTCTTTTGATTCTGCCCACTTGTTTCGCCATTTAGTTTCTAGTTCATTCCAGTTTATCATAGTATTATCCTAAAATCATTGATTTTGCTTTGGCTATTGCCTGCTCTTTTTTAGATGTGTCCTTTCCTCCACCTTGAGCAAATTTAGCATCACCACCACCAGAACCTCCTAAAATTGAGGCTATCTCCTTGGCAATCTCGCCTGAATTTACGCCTGATTGCTCTCCTGCAAAGACCATTACTCGCACAGTTGGACCAGCTTCAAAAATTCCACAAAATGCAGCAGTATCATCTTTTGCAACTAGTTTCTTGCCAAAGTTTTGATAAAAATAATCATCATAATTCTCACTGGATGTAAAACACAATTTCCCCTTCACACTAATTCCATCTGTCTCTACTGATTCTCCTGAAATTATCTTCTCTAGTAGTATTGGAATCTGCTCTCTTGCTTTTTCTTTATTCTCTTCTCGTTGTTTTTCTAATTTTTCTTTTGCAATGTTTTCTTCAGCTTGCTTTTTAGATTCCTCTTCTTGGTCTTTTACATATTGGAATGCAGTTGGACCTGAGACAAACTCTATTCTAACTACACCGTCTTGAATTCGTTTAGTCTTTGTAATTTTGATCAGTTCTATATCTCCAGTCTTTTTGACATGTGTTCCACCACAAGCTTCAATGTCTTTATCTTCAATTGATACAATTCTAACTGACTTTACTGGAACTACACCGCCTTGATAAATTCTAAATCCATACTTTTGCTCTGCAGTTCCTCTATCGTAGTAATCTATATTCA comes from Nitrosopumilus oxyclinae and encodes:
- a CDS encoding ATP-dependent helicase, producing the protein MRYLILNPSQKQAAEHLDGPLLVSAGPGSGKTRVIVERIRFLVENGHAKKSEILCLTFSEKAAQVMSDRLEEIFGDVSEMHISTFHSFCHDILGDNVLETGIGITDVIDRASLLVWGLKNIDDFKFEHIEIGNNAAEVIESLIDGISTFKDELVDAEELRAYLDKKLSQEDIHPEERDYLYKLDDMYKVYVKHVEFLRSAKLIDFDDMIVLTNEKLQEKPNMLKNYQNKFKYVLVDEFQDNNFAQFQLVRQLTPEGNLTVVGDSDQSIYKFQGAYDRIFQHFKEAYPKATEVILPENYRSPKNLVELAGKLLEPVIGREPKKLFSNKDDQSKTIVVRCNNEMGEVEYVVNQIKEILNASPEYSFKDFAVLSRKRADGKKFAQSLNAFNIPANYVGDTKIFTSSTGKNMLSYLKIMANPTTSGRHIYRVLRLHGISEQNISKIMYESSRKARKSDTDNDFVYDSLNDEIAGITQKSELRELSELFSRITKLETMQSVSESILQVMMKETDLYKNLTRDDTLESRNQQSVLKEIFKIAQQFENLNPDETINDFLGYLESLDKFDIETEEGLESDNTVQVSTIHQSKGKEFPFVFVVDVAQRKMPLKYNPKTFYVPDELSKGLMIHDTGKESYIKEERRLLYVAMTRASNQLFMIFPIKYTRNKRPNKPSQFLEELKYEENNLIELVEFNGKTQESMLQEQERLGILKNEYAGQAITHLNQMQFQSAINRIIDLAKIDYFEKNKTLDGFSFESILQSEDNIELENQLFENKIPLINKEKLQLSKSKFSVYQECPLEYKFSHILRVPTSKGTAQYMGNAFHKVVEILAGIEKQGRTPTYEEALNTLEKTWNSNSYLKKPKKKEAEDRQLVENMLQTYISWLESNPNTVVDVEKEFQLEFEGVKVTGNIDRIEKTPEGKYHIVDFKTGKSIPSGIMKNISEDLQMNLYSLGVEKLYNELPERTSLYYIRNQKVIPYDVEQSKVTQVKKQLEENTKSILNEEFDATPGQPCRNCNYNDICDFKATTS
- a CDS encoding DUF6293 family protein, with the protein product MRAKFASLGKNIIQPLRDQWMFIDVEKIGRNRWITIAQEGIDASEFLT
- a CDS encoding superoxide dismutase; this encodes MVQYELPRLPYGYDELEPFLDTETMKIHHQKHHQAYVDGLNKSLADVGSASHPQYISSVLSDLKSIPESGRSAINFFGGGFENHRLFWETMTPNSDGKPTGQLEDQIDVYFDNFDNFKKVFSETAINIQGSGWCWLVFNSTYHKIEIITTENQTSPWTLGKFPLLGLDVWEHAYYLKYQNKRPDYVNAWWNVVNWDYVGNRFSELA
- the leuS gene encoding leucine--tRNA ligase, with the protein product MINWNELETKWRNKWAESKDFETNPNDKPKKFITVAYPYPNSPQHIGHGRTYTLADVHARFYRMQGYNVLFPMGFHYTGTPVLGMAKRIEKGEKEILDGLRNVYHVPEEAIKTFVEPIKIADYFHEEIKSGMIEMGYSIDWRREFTTIVPGYQKFIEWQITILKERGRIIQGSHPVGWCPKDQNPVSQHDTMGDVEPKIDEKNFLIKFKLGEFIFPVTTLRPETIFGITNLWVNPNTIYKKVTVDDETWIISEECAHKIEFFEKQVKIIGDIPGSEIIGKYATNHDGREIPVLPADFVEPGMGTGVVMSVPAHAPKDYQALMDLKAKNHELASKIEPIPIIVTEGYGEYPAKQICEKLGVSDQTDSKLEEATKELYLKEFTDGKLNEKCLHFNNEKVQFGRDKIRTWLQENNTLEKFPVLENSPVHCRCGAECVVKILNNQWFLNYGDEEWKELARNCFDEMNILPSNIRTEFKEVIEWLHERACARQQGLGTKLPWDKDWIVESLSDSVIYMAYYTISRFLNDGTVSPENLTREFFDYVLLDKGDVALAASTSKLSEDIINTMKKEFQYFYPVDSRHSGRDLVQNHLSFFVLNHVAIFEKKLWPQEIVVNGSVMMDGAKMSKSMGNIIPLRTAIRDHGADPIRLAIISSAELLQDADFNMESVSGIQSKLTSLLEECSRLKNEPISELQAEDKWILSKTQSLIGDVTEAVEKMRLREALHDILFSFESDLSWYAKRVEAKGRKDVSGILYKINSARVAMLSPFAPHIAEEMWEKLGNETQVSKSAWPTHSKDDVDVTAIQAEVLLKGTIDDIANILKVTKITPKKIVLYVNSDETKTKIYRKMLGIMVGGQNNMGVVMKELIADPQTTDAKKMPDFVQKTIKDLHSESEEIKSMKHESSSFDEKEFLSSELSSIGKKEFGVDITVYSESDNDIYDPKGKARHARPFKPAILIE